A genome region from Candidatus Zixiibacteriota bacterium includes the following:
- the sprA gene encoding cell surface protein SprA: MHILAILAIVAAGLGLGIEVAEAAPGVSIALKLPPNNLTKIEPRAPEIGFSNSAEPRGLFDSNYLKRSITFNYEDYSALLVFNQSIGRFGGFSVPIAAEPNALRDRMIEINTRRVFQESVKSSQMRRTQQGGGGLLEFDIPIRTPKAIKSIIGEGGAGLKVNGYYKISFAGRSQWQDGERVTAGQSKFPSLQMEQISNFNISGTIGSKIFVDVNQDSKRQETFANRIQLRYKGEEDDVIKTIELGNTNLALPSTRFIGYSQRIQGLFGIKTTAELGGLRLTTIMSQEKSSNKSAEFKAGAEASNRVIRDWNYIDNQYFDLTRRDTLGLSFADLQPGDSITKWEVYQSFSSYQDSKIPKKTASVYVDPYNPNKYREEFTGGTFISYGADRQISDQTQYILVHPTEHYILFDQPVRDIAIGIYMEYRRRLNDGRDTIISVGDLGSSDNDTLITLKLLKHNNPQPQFVSWKYVWRNVYDVGRVDNPDDFYVHVYKGNATDATQREESDLDNQQGVSYINLLGIDNNNDGQVDGYNQQILDRARGHLRFPNRRPFDSDVLSERVPEAYDAAPNNTDRTNKSKYYLLVTSKTRQKQFSLGHFDIVPESESVTLNGRTLKKDVDYQITYESGQITFLNDEALSAAADVKIDYEYAPLISSEKKTLLGARAEYDVMQNFKIGATALYKSEKETDRKPKLGEEQATFVNLDVDASYTFETETPTKLINLLPFIDSKTSSRVMIAGEIGQSMPNPNIKGEASIDDFEGSKERYGLGVVRVGWGPATIPAQIDTNFASRGKLIWYNPYDQIPITEVYERDVRAGENRTNILVMRFMPQASGSREKSASFAGIMRPLAKSAYNQEKTRFIEIRMRGEVGTLHIDIGEISEDLNGNGQLDAEVTDKEFVNEAEDKGLDKLSDAEECALCAAGTAPAWYNCPAEGASCVDPAGDNWAYSSSDRDNYDRINGTEGNRGDLSRLNRPDTEDLNADGRVITDNSNAYYSYAIDLADNPFRVEGTTNKFGWYTVRIPFQDTSLVDVTVGNASKANIQSVRLWLNGVTRDTAFVEIAEIELTRNSWEAQPLLPLNRGRLDDTRFEVSVANTEEDTVYVSPPGVEGFYDKTTGLREREQSLRFDFVNFAPGDTGFAEKIPFKSQDLSGYKRLEMWIHGDQNRDNMLFFFRFGPDERNYYEYKTVVKEGWDRDAAVNIPFDEITQVKLKLLDLKQEFPDTNEYSEGKYRIFGNPSITRIKYYALGITSTDSLAAPERLTGNVWIDELRATEVRRDQGIAAYLSGSMSFGDVASVAVNYTKTDEFFRTLTQADRRDLGSGSQNVAYGYSFSFNVDKFFPPAENVQIPFSFNWSRTELSPRLITGSDILVPTDRLESEKSVNTNYGFSISERWNKRTGNPLYTVLLNKFQGSLSYTKLTSRTPTVPVSDNEGYTAKGRYSTGIGIKGGIGIFSWLRGFPLVPGRVVATQFNPLPNRLAFDGEVNRRTENRTNSFGVQTNRYTRTLRGNFDTGANPITGVEVGYRFSTDRDISNPDYVKFSFNPKDIILGQERRYSEAVTINYSPNVLPFITGTKLGFTSSHDENFDQTSSTNTISDLRRINNSRSFSAGATLNLQKLLGQNTGGAPQRGRVTPPKPKPSGLDSLRRGAAADTTKGKPPVVSQPKVPGTPVYMYPLRFVRLFTDQIDPVATTFKWDERISLDGFVERPSWKYRFGFSSDPDAERRSGTIGTGQLDAYTRTRGYTARSGVRLPLGMAVGVGWSYSIADGTGRQTRDKGTVWPDLTFRFGKLDFLLFPKLFARSFTLDSKFSRKDNLSENVATGFKRNQTIADDWSPLLSAGIEWKFAQGLRSTVSYTTSKAKKLQFRDGATQDGGLSTDTRDFSSGVSVRTSYSFRGGSNLWLPLFGRMKIQSTLTLDLDVSKRNTRTENQSPNYTNADKTTSDRSELTIQPSASYNFSTNIKGGLTARWTDTNDARAGNRHVRELQFWVEIRF, translated from the coding sequence TTGCACATACTTGCGATCCTTGCCATTGTCGCCGCCGGACTGGGGCTGGGCATAGAAGTTGCCGAAGCCGCTCCGGGGGTGAGCATTGCGCTGAAGTTACCTCCCAACAATCTGACGAAGATCGAGCCGCGGGCGCCGGAAATCGGGTTTTCGAATTCGGCCGAGCCGCGCGGGCTGTTTGATTCCAATTACCTCAAGCGCTCGATTACCTTCAACTACGAAGACTACAGCGCCCTGCTGGTTTTCAATCAGAGTATAGGCCGCTTCGGCGGGTTCTCGGTCCCAATCGCGGCCGAGCCGAATGCGTTGCGCGACCGCATGATTGAGATCAATACGCGACGGGTGTTCCAGGAATCGGTGAAGAGTTCGCAGATGCGCCGCACGCAGCAGGGCGGCGGCGGTTTGCTGGAATTCGACATTCCAATCCGCACGCCGAAGGCGATCAAGTCGATCATCGGCGAGGGCGGCGCCGGGCTCAAGGTCAATGGCTACTACAAGATTTCGTTTGCCGGGCGCAGCCAGTGGCAGGACGGCGAGCGCGTGACGGCAGGGCAGAGCAAATTTCCGTCGTTGCAGATGGAACAGATCTCCAACTTCAATATCTCCGGCACGATCGGGTCGAAGATTTTCGTGGACGTCAATCAGGACTCCAAGCGGCAGGAGACGTTTGCCAATCGCATCCAGTTGCGCTACAAGGGGGAAGAAGACGACGTCATCAAGACCATCGAGTTGGGCAACACCAACCTGGCGTTGCCGTCGACCCGGTTTATCGGATATTCGCAGCGAATTCAGGGCTTGTTCGGGATCAAGACGACGGCCGAATTGGGAGGGTTGCGGCTGACAACGATCATGTCGCAGGAAAAGTCCTCGAACAAGTCGGCCGAATTCAAGGCGGGCGCGGAAGCTTCCAACCGCGTGATCCGAGACTGGAACTACATCGATAATCAGTACTTTGATCTGACGCGCCGGGACACGCTGGGCCTGTCGTTCGCCGATCTTCAGCCGGGGGACAGTATCACCAAGTGGGAAGTTTACCAGTCGTTTTCGAGTTACCAGGACAGCAAGATTCCCAAGAAGACTGCCAGTGTTTACGTCGACCCGTACAACCCGAACAAGTATCGCGAGGAGTTCACCGGCGGCACGTTTATTTCTTACGGCGCCGACCGCCAGATCAGCGACCAGACGCAGTACATCCTGGTTCATCCGACGGAGCACTACATCCTCTTCGACCAGCCGGTGCGCGATATCGCGATCGGGATCTACATGGAGTACCGGCGACGCCTGAACGACGGGCGGGATACGATTATCTCGGTCGGCGATCTGGGCAGTTCCGACAACGACACGCTGATCACACTGAAGTTGCTTAAGCATAACAATCCCCAGCCGCAATTTGTCAGTTGGAAATATGTCTGGCGCAACGTGTACGACGTCGGCCGGGTAGACAATCCCGACGATTTCTATGTGCATGTATACAAGGGCAACGCCACCGATGCCACGCAGCGCGAGGAGTCGGACCTGGACAACCAACAGGGAGTTAGCTACATCAACCTGCTCGGGATTGACAACAACAACGACGGGCAGGTGGACGGCTACAATCAACAGATATTGGACCGTGCGCGCGGTCATCTTCGCTTCCCGAATCGCCGGCCGTTTGACAGCGACGTGTTGTCCGAGCGGGTGCCGGAAGCCTACGATGCGGCTCCGAACAACACCGACCGCACCAACAAGTCGAAGTACTACTTGCTGGTGACCTCGAAGACGCGGCAGAAGCAGTTCTCGCTCGGGCACTTCGATATCGTACCGGAGTCGGAGTCGGTCACGCTCAATGGCCGCACGCTCAAGAAGGATGTCGATTACCAGATCACCTACGAATCGGGGCAGATCACCTTCCTCAACGATGAGGCGCTGAGCGCGGCCGCGGATGTCAAGATCGACTACGAATACGCGCCGCTGATCTCCTCGGAAAAGAAGACCCTGCTGGGCGCGCGGGCAGAATACGACGTGATGCAGAATTTCAAGATCGGCGCGACGGCGCTGTACAAGTCGGAGAAAGAGACCGACCGCAAGCCGAAGCTGGGTGAGGAGCAGGCGACGTTTGTGAACCTGGATGTCGATGCGTCGTATACGTTCGAGACGGAGACTCCGACCAAGCTGATCAATCTGTTGCCGTTCATCGACTCGAAGACGTCGTCGCGCGTGATGATTGCCGGCGAAATCGGGCAGTCGATGCCGAATCCGAATATCAAGGGCGAGGCCTCGATTGACGATTTCGAGGGTTCCAAAGAACGTTACGGGCTGGGCGTGGTGCGGGTCGGGTGGGGACCGGCCACGATTCCGGCGCAGATCGACACCAATTTCGCCTCGCGGGGCAAGCTGATTTGGTACAACCCGTACGATCAGATTCCGATCACGGAGGTCTACGAACGGGATGTGCGTGCGGGAGAGAACCGGACCAACATTCTGGTGATGCGGTTCATGCCGCAGGCGTCCGGCAGCCGGGAGAAGAGCGCGTCGTTTGCGGGGATCATGCGGCCGCTGGCCAAGAGCGCGTACAACCAGGAGAAGACGCGATTCATCGAAATCCGCATGCGCGGCGAAGTCGGGACGCTCCACATCGACATTGGCGAAATCAGCGAAGACCTCAACGGCAACGGTCAATTGGACGCCGAAGTGACCGACAAGGAGTTCGTCAACGAGGCGGAGGACAAGGGGCTGGACAAGCTGTCGGATGCCGAGGAGTGCGCCTTGTGCGCGGCGGGGACGGCGCCGGCGTGGTACAACTGTCCCGCCGAAGGGGCGAGTTGTGTCGATCCGGCCGGAGACAATTGGGCTTACAGTTCCTCCGATCGCGACAACTACGACCGCATCAACGGCACGGAGGGCAATCGCGGCGATCTGTCGCGACTGAACCGTCCCGACACCGAGGACTTGAATGCCGACGGCCGGGTGATCACCGACAACAGCAATGCCTATTACTCCTATGCGATTGATTTGGCCGACAATCCGTTCCGGGTCGAGGGGACGACCAACAAATTCGGTTGGTACACCGTCCGGATACCGTTCCAGGACACGTCGCTGGTCGACGTGACGGTCGGCAATGCCAGCAAGGCGAACATACAGTCGGTGCGACTGTGGTTGAACGGCGTCACCCGGGACACCGCTTTTGTCGAAATCGCCGAAATCGAGTTGACGCGCAATTCCTGGGAAGCGCAGCCGCTGCTGCCGCTGAATCGTGGACGGCTGGACGACACGCGGTTTGAGGTGTCGGTTGCGAATACCGAGGAGGATACAGTCTACGTCTCGCCGCCGGGGGTGGAAGGATTCTACGACAAGACTACCGGCCTGCGGGAGCGCGAACAATCGCTGCGGTTTGACTTTGTCAACTTCGCTCCGGGCGACACCGGTTTTGCCGAGAAGATCCCGTTCAAGTCGCAGGACTTAAGCGGCTACAAGAGGCTGGAGATGTGGATTCACGGCGATCAAAACCGCGACAACATGCTCTTCTTCTTCCGTTTCGGCCCGGACGAGCGCAATTATTACGAATACAAGACGGTGGTCAAGGAGGGTTGGGACCGGGATGCGGCCGTCAATATTCCCTTCGACGAGATCACGCAGGTCAAACTGAAGCTGCTTGATCTGAAGCAGGAATTTCCCGACACCAACGAGTACTCCGAGGGCAAGTATCGCATTTTCGGCAACCCGTCGATCACGCGGATCAAGTATTACGCGCTCGGCATCACCAGCACGGACTCGCTGGCGGCGCCGGAGCGCCTGACCGGCAACGTCTGGATCGACGAATTGCGGGCGACCGAGGTGCGGCGCGACCAGGGGATTGCGGCCTACCTGTCGGGGTCGATGTCGTTCGGCGACGTGGCGTCGGTGGCCGTCAACTATACCAAGACGGACGAGTTCTTCCGCACCCTGACCCAGGCCGACCGGCGCGATCTGGGATCGGGCAGTCAGAACGTGGCCTACGGCTACTCCTTCAGCTTCAACGTCGACAAGTTCTTCCCGCCGGCGGAAAATGTGCAGATTCCGTTCAGCTTCAACTGGTCGCGCACCGAGCTGTCGCCGCGACTGATCACCGGTTCCGATATTCTCGTGCCGACGGATCGGCTGGAGAGCGAGAAGAGCGTGAATACGAACTACGGCTTCTCGATCAGCGAACGCTGGAACAAGCGCACCGGGAACCCGCTGTATACGGTGCTGCTGAACAAGTTCCAGGGGAGTTTGTCGTACACCAAGCTGACCTCGCGGACACCGACGGTACCGGTGAGCGACAACGAGGGCTACACGGCGAAAGGACGTTACAGCACCGGGATCGGGATCAAGGGTGGGATCGGAATCTTCTCGTGGCTGCGGGGATTTCCCCTGGTGCCGGGGCGCGTGGTGGCGACGCAATTCAATCCGCTGCCGAACCGGCTCGCTTTTGACGGCGAAGTCAACCGCCGGACGGAGAACCGCACCAACAGCTTCGGCGTGCAGACCAATCGCTACACGCGGACGCTGCGCGGTAATTTCGACACCGGCGCCAACCCGATCACCGGCGTCGAAGTCGGCTATCGCTTCTCCACCGACCGCGACATCAGCAATCCGGATTACGTCAAGTTTTCGTTCAATCCGAAGGACATTATCCTGGGTCAGGAGCGCCGTTACTCCGAGGCGGTGACGATCAACTACTCGCCGAACGTGCTGCCGTTTATCACCGGCACCAAACTGGGGTTCACGTCGTCGCACGATGAGAACTTCGACCAGACGAGTTCGACGAACACCATTTCGGATCTGCGACGGATCAACAATTCGCGCTCCTTCAGCGCCGGCGCGACGCTCAACTTGCAGAAGCTGCTGGGGCAGAACACCGGCGGCGCGCCGCAGCGGGGACGAGTGACGCCGCCCAAGCCGAAGCCGAGCGGATTGGATTCGTTGCGTCGCGGCGCCGCGGCCGATACGACGAAGGGTAAGCCGCCGGTGGTGTCGCAGCCGAAGGTGCCGGGCACGCCGGTATACATGTACCCCTTACGATTCGTGCGGTTATTTACCGACCAGATCGATCCGGTGGCGACGACGTTCAAGTGGGACGAGCGGATTTCGCTGGACGGTTTTGTCGAGCGGCCGAGTTGGAAATATCGCTTCGGCTTTTCCAGCGATCCGGACGCCGAGCGGCGCAGTGGTACGATCGGCACGGGGCAGTTGGATGCCTACACGCGTACGCGCGGGTACACGGCGCGTTCCGGGGTGCGGCTGCCGCTGGGGATGGCGGTCGGCGTGGGCTGGTCGTATTCGATCGCGGACGGGACGGGCCGCCAGACGCGCGACAAAGGCACGGTTTGGCCCGACCTGACCTTCCGCTTCGGCAAGCTGGACTTCCTCCTGTTCCCGAAGCTGTTCGCGCGCTCGTTCACGCTCGATTCGAAGTTCTCGCGCAAGGACAACTTGTCGGAGAACGTCGCGACCGGTTTCAAGCGGAACCAGACGATTGCCGACGACTGGTCGCCGCTGCTGTCGGCGGGAATTGAGTGGAAGTTCGCGCAGGGCTTGCGTTCGACGGTGAGCTACACGACGAGCAAGGCGAAGAAGCTGCAGTTCCGCGACGGTGCGACGCAGGACGGCGGGTTATCGACCGACACGCGCGACTTCTCGTCCGGGGTGTCGGTGCGCACGTCCTACTCCTTCCGCGGCGGTTCGAATCTGTGGTTGCCGCTGTTCGGGCGGATGAAAATTCAGTCGACGTTGACGCTAGATCTTGACGTCAGCAAACGCAACACCCGGACGGAGAATCAGAGTCCGAACTACACGAATGCGGACAAGACAACGTCCGACCGCAGCGAGTTGACGATCCAGCCGTCGGCGAGCTACAATTTCTCGACCAATATCAAGGGCGGTTTGACGGCGCGCTGGACCGACACCAACGATGCCCGGGCCGGCAACCGCCACGTGCGCGAGCTGCAGTTCTGGGTGGAGATCCGATTCTAA
- a CDS encoding helix-hairpin-helix domain-containing protein yields the protein MLGSIKEVFAFTRGETIALCVLLAITLIGGGLVIYDHSRQSLPPRLIFEALETEPAKVTETAPSMPEHKPQTVALPTRPLRLNLNTAPAESLQLLPLVGATLSRRIVEYRTQHGPFASVDQLVAVNGIGKKNLEKLRPYLICE from the coding sequence ATGCTCGGGTCGATCAAAGAGGTGTTTGCCTTTACGCGCGGCGAGACGATCGCGCTGTGCGTGTTGCTGGCCATCACGCTGATCGGAGGCGGGCTGGTGATTTACGACCACTCGCGGCAGAGCCTGCCGCCGCGGTTGATTTTCGAGGCGCTGGAGACCGAGCCAGCCAAGGTGACCGAGACGGCGCCGAGCATGCCGGAGCACAAGCCGCAGACCGTGGCGCTGCCGACGCGGCCGCTGCGGCTAAACCTCAATACCGCGCCGGCGGAGAGTCTGCAACTGCTGCCGCTGGTCGGCGCGACGCTAAGCCGCCGCATCGTCGAGTATCGCACCCAGCATGGACCGTTTGCCTCCGTCGACCAACTGGTGGCGGTCAACGGCATCGGCAAGAAGAACCTGGAGAAGCTGCGTCCGTACCTGATCTGCGAATAG
- a CDS encoding bifunctional UDP-3-O-[3-hydroxymyristoyl] N-acetylglucosamine deacetylase/3-hydroxyacyl-ACP dehydratase has product MIVEQQTIRQSASGSGVGLHTGCQATITFRPAEVGSGVRFVRVDLPGQPEVPADIDHVVGLERGTVLQRGEARVHTVEHVLAAVAGLQIDNLIIELDNIEPPVFDGSALPFVEILQQGGIVAQGQPKNYFEIDTHVSYSEKDRGVDIVVVPSDQFRITFLVDYRNPALGTQYTSLVSLEEEFVNEFAPARTFCFLSEVEMLKEKGIIRGGGLDTAIVICDHDIDQAEVDRLKRLFGLEIDVRIGQTGILNDKQLRFYNEPVRHKAVDLIGDLFLIGAPIKGHVLAARSGHAANVALARKLRSMFQKKQLRQKFSGRAAGDYVLDINAIMKIMPHRYPFLLIDRILDIVPEQSVTAIKNVTINEPFFNGHFPGHPIMPGVLIVEAMAQAGGFLLLNTVEDADKKIVYFMGIDGVRFRKPVLPGDQLRFELKMVSFRRSTCKMTGQAYVGETLVCEAEMMAAVVDR; this is encoded by the coding sequence ATGATTGTCGAACAGCAGACGATTCGCCAGAGCGCCAGCGGCTCGGGAGTCGGGCTTCACACCGGATGTCAGGCCACGATCACGTTTCGACCGGCGGAGGTCGGCAGCGGCGTGCGCTTTGTCCGCGTCGATCTTCCCGGCCAGCCGGAGGTTCCGGCCGACATTGATCACGTCGTCGGGTTGGAGCGCGGCACCGTCTTGCAGCGCGGTGAGGCGCGGGTGCATACGGTTGAGCACGTGCTCGCGGCGGTGGCGGGTCTCCAGATTGACAACCTGATTATCGAGCTGGACAATATCGAACCGCCGGTCTTCGACGGTTCGGCGCTGCCGTTTGTGGAAATCCTGCAGCAGGGCGGGATCGTTGCGCAGGGCCAGCCGAAGAATTACTTCGAGATCGACACCCACGTCAGTTATTCCGAGAAAGACCGCGGCGTCGACATTGTCGTGGTGCCGTCCGATCAATTTCGCATCACCTTCCTGGTGGACTATCGCAATCCGGCGCTGGGCACGCAGTACACATCGCTGGTGAGCCTGGAAGAGGAATTCGTCAACGAGTTCGCTCCGGCGCGGACGTTCTGCTTTCTGTCGGAAGTGGAGATGTTGAAGGAGAAGGGGATTATCCGCGGCGGCGGGCTGGACACGGCGATCGTGATTTGCGATCACGACATTGACCAGGCCGAGGTTGACCGGCTGAAGCGGCTGTTCGGGCTGGAGATCGACGTGCGGATCGGCCAGACCGGGATCCTCAACGATAAGCAACTGCGCTTTTACAACGAGCCGGTGCGGCACAAGGCGGTGGATCTGATCGGGGATCTGTTCCTGATCGGCGCGCCGATCAAGGGACACGTGCTGGCGGCGCGTTCGGGCCACGCGGCCAACGTGGCGCTGGCGCGCAAACTGCGGTCGATGTTCCAGAAGAAGCAACTGCGGCAGAAGTTTTCCGGCCGGGCGGCGGGCGACTACGTGCTTGACATCAATGCGATCATGAAGATTATGCCGCACCGCTACCCGTTCCTGCTGATCGACCGCATCCTCGACATCGTGCCGGAACAGTCGGTCACGGCGATCAAGAACGTGACGATCAACGAGCCGTTCTTCAACGGCCACTTCCCGGGGCATCCGATCATGCCGGGCGTGCTGATTGTCGAGGCGATGGCGCAGGCCGGCGGGTTTCTGCTGTTGAATACGGTTGAAGATGCGGATAAGAAAATAGTATACTTCATGGGCATCGACGGCGTACGCTTTCGCAAGCCGGTGTTGCCGGGGGACCAATTACGTTTCGAGCTGAAGATGGTATCGTTCCGGCGGTCCACCTGCAAGATGACGGGGCAGGCGTACGTGGGTGAAACCTTGGTGTGTGAAGCCGAGATGATGGCGGCCGTAGTTGACCGATGA